One Bacteroidia bacterium DNA window includes the following coding sequences:
- a CDS encoding DUF420 domain-containing protein encodes MSNSSPLNVSDKFLFRFVTGISIFVFLVVVLLNRKLIPVTIETPDFVYFLPKLNAILNGTCALLLLVSLYFIKQKNIEMHKKVNLLAFIISAVFLVSYILFHYFVKETSFGGQGSIRYVYYTILITHIVLAAIVLPLVLLSFHRGLQMDVVRHRKLVRFAYPIWLYVTISGVVVYLMISPYYQF; translated from the coding sequence ATGTCAAACTCTTCTCCATTAAATGTTTCGGACAAATTTCTGTTCCGATTTGTAACAGGGATTTCCATTTTTGTTTTTCTAGTGGTGGTTCTTTTAAACAGAAAACTTATTCCTGTTACCATAGAAACCCCGGATTTTGTGTATTTCCTTCCAAAATTAAATGCCATTTTAAACGGAACTTGCGCCCTTTTGCTGCTGGTTTCCCTTTACTTTATTAAACAAAAAAACATCGAAATGCATAAGAAGGTCAATTTATTGGCTTTCATCATTTCCGCTGTATTTTTAGTTTCCTATATCCTATTCCATTACTTTGTAAAAGAAACTTCCTTCGGCGGACAAGGTTCCATCAGGTATGTGTACTACACCATACTTATTACCCATATTGTGCTGGCTGCCATTGTTTTACCTTTGGTATTATTATCGTTTCACCGAGGCTTGCAAATGGATGTTGTACGTCATCGAAAACTAGTTAGGTTTGCCTATCCAATTTGGTTATATGTGACCATTTCAGGAGTTGTGGTTTATTTGATGATTTCACCTTACTACCAATTTTAA
- a CDS encoding PD-(D/E)XK nuclease family protein gives MESFVERVAQHILTNYPDQIHQLAVVFPNRRAGTFLKRTLARLAGKPIWSPSTFSTEEFMVKLSGMTLLDNLSALFKLYQVYTELEGEKADTFEKFMGWGPTLVKDFNEIDLFQIDARQLLNYLSDVEKLKQWNVGDPEPTPLQKEYLEFWEKLSSWYLAYTQVLKQENSGYQGLIFREVAQSKLRYTSNLPFKKIILAGFNALNTCEEELFSFLIESGQADMLWDLDSYYTQDPIQEAGYNFRKLANKAVITKAIKPLEVNYLSELPKKITITGVPMQTAQARSMQLLLEECATRESISIETAIVLGNEELIYPVLSSIPVSLGNFNATLGLPYGSTKSFSFMMIVLELMEYSNLHHRISNRLLLSLCLHPYAEHWLGIESIRQIQKNLQEKKIKFGFSFEELMDDMSPKNQTKFQWLKAQMFNPTETCQILNNLVEEILEKLNLTSHSDDLETEEQIGQNLLSQELYFTKEILEKLGRFIPLLPSNEISLKSLIKIINLLAAKESIPLVGEPLKGLQVMGMLETRNLDFKNIFLLGFNEGKIPSGENTATFISNESRFHFELPTQHERDAVFAYHFYRLMQRAENIWLIYDTDEEKGEPSRFLLQVEKEWSKINKNLSIEYRNPFQLPTAAKEPNLLVKKNPNHLESIWKIGQENGFSPTALNSFRKCSLQYYLKYLARIQGEEREETQLEYNLFGTIIHACLETLFTPFIGTRISKEIVEIIQSRSNEELEQKFEELTHIAIQDAGRYIIDLEIAKTYISNYLDKLSEELTQETILYTLEKTMEWWIDLGEEKRVKISGKTDRIDRIGSDYFVLDYKTGKIDKKELNLNEWEELLEKPNLDKVFQLISYSWLLNRSEQVPPEDIVPAFISFRKLNDWHLKLTLSPGISSQTDRLDKESLVKFEEIIKTILNNLLDINQNFTQTENKKICESCDYKKLCSR, from the coding sequence ATGGAGTCATTTGTAGAAAGGGTAGCGCAACATATATTAACCAATTATCCGGATCAGATTCACCAATTAGCGGTTGTATTTCCCAACCGCAGGGCAGGTACTTTTTTAAAAAGAACCCTGGCTCGTTTGGCCGGTAAACCAATTTGGTCGCCTTCTACTTTTTCAACCGAAGAGTTTATGGTAAAACTATCCGGGATGACCTTACTGGATAACCTAAGTGCCTTGTTTAAGCTATACCAGGTTTATACCGAATTGGAAGGAGAGAAAGCCGATACTTTTGAAAAATTTATGGGCTGGGGGCCGACTTTAGTAAAAGATTTTAATGAAATTGACCTATTTCAAATTGATGCCAGGCAATTGCTGAATTACCTATCAGATGTAGAAAAATTAAAACAATGGAATGTTGGTGACCCCGAGCCAACTCCTTTGCAAAAAGAATACTTAGAATTTTGGGAAAAGCTTTCAAGTTGGTACCTTGCCTATACCCAAGTTCTAAAACAAGAAAATAGCGGTTACCAAGGACTCATATTTAGGGAAGTAGCACAATCAAAACTCCGATACACTTCCAATCTTCCATTTAAGAAAATAATTTTGGCAGGATTTAACGCCCTCAACACCTGCGAAGAAGAGCTATTCTCCTTTTTGATAGAAAGTGGACAAGCAGATATGTTGTGGGATCTGGATAGCTATTACACCCAAGATCCAATACAAGAAGCCGGGTACAACTTCCGAAAACTCGCTAACAAAGCTGTAATTACCAAGGCAATAAAACCATTAGAAGTCAATTACTTATCCGAATTACCGAAGAAAATCACCATTACCGGAGTTCCTATGCAAACCGCTCAGGCCAGGTCCATGCAACTGTTGCTGGAAGAATGCGCCACCCGGGAGTCCATCAGCATTGAAACAGCTATAGTACTTGGAAATGAAGAGTTAATTTATCCGGTTCTATCTTCCATTCCGGTTTCATTGGGAAATTTCAATGCCACCTTAGGTCTACCATACGGATCTACCAAATCCTTTTCATTCATGATGATAGTGTTGGAATTAATGGAATATTCCAACCTTCATCACCGAATTTCAAACCGTTTGCTTTTGTCTTTATGTTTACACCCCTATGCCGAACACTGGTTGGGGATAGAATCCATAAGACAAATACAAAAAAACCTTCAAGAAAAAAAAATCAAATTTGGCTTCAGCTTTGAGGAACTCATGGACGACATGAGTCCAAAAAATCAAACCAAATTTCAATGGTTGAAAGCCCAAATGTTCAACCCGACTGAAACTTGCCAAATTTTAAATAACCTTGTTGAAGAGATTCTGGAGAAATTAAATCTAACTAGCCATTCTGACGACTTGGAAACCGAAGAACAAATTGGTCAAAATCTATTAAGTCAGGAATTGTACTTCACGAAGGAAATTTTAGAAAAACTAGGTCGGTTTATTCCGTTATTGCCTAGCAACGAAATCAGTCTAAAATCATTAATCAAAATCATTAATCTTTTAGCAGCGAAAGAAAGTATTCCCCTCGTTGGAGAGCCATTAAAGGGGCTGCAAGTAATGGGAATGTTAGAAACACGGAACCTGGATTTTAAAAACATTTTCCTTCTGGGTTTTAACGAAGGCAAAATTCCATCCGGAGAAAACACCGCTACCTTTATTTCCAACGAATCCCGGTTTCATTTTGAACTACCAACCCAGCATGAGCGGGATGCAGTTTTCGCTTATCACTTTTATAGATTAATGCAACGTGCTGAGAACATTTGGCTCATTTACGATACGGATGAAGAAAAAGGAGAACCCAGTCGATTTTTGCTTCAGGTAGAAAAGGAATGGTCTAAAATAAATAAGAACCTTAGTATTGAATACAGGAATCCATTTCAGCTACCAACTGCTGCAAAGGAGCCCAATTTACTAGTAAAAAAGAATCCAAACCACCTGGAAAGCATTTGGAAAATAGGACAAGAAAATGGCTTTTCACCAACTGCTTTAAACTCCTTTAGAAAATGCAGCTTGCAGTATTATCTCAAATACCTGGCACGCATTCAAGGAGAAGAAAGGGAGGAAACCCAATTAGAATATAACTTGTTTGGAACCATTATTCATGCTTGTTTAGAAACCTTGTTTACACCCTTTATAGGAACCCGGATTTCGAAAGAAATAGTGGAAATAATTCAAAGCCGAAGTAATGAAGAGTTAGAACAAAAATTTGAAGAATTAACCCATATTGCAATACAGGATGCCGGAAGATATATCATTGATTTAGAGATTGCAAAAACCTATATTTCCAATTATTTGGATAAACTTTCTGAAGAATTAACCCAGGAAACCATCCTTTATACCTTGGAAAAAACCATGGAATGGTGGATAGATTTAGGTGAAGAAAAGCGAGTAAAAATCAGCGGAAAAACCGACCGAATTGACCGGATTGGCTCGGATTACTTTGTACTAGACTATAAAACCGGAAAAATTGATAAAAAAGAATTGAATCTTAATGAATGGGAAGAATTGCTTGAAAAACCAAATCTAGACAAGGTTTTCCAATTAATAAGTTATTCCTGGTTATTGAACCGTTCTGAACAAGTTCCGCCCGAAGACATTGTACCCGCCTTCATTTCATTTCGAAAGTTAAATGACTGGCACTTGAAACTTACCCTATCACCCGGCATTTCTTCCCAAACAGATCGATTAGACAAGGAAAGCCTTGTTAAATTTGAAGAAATTATAAAAACTATATTGAACAATTTGTTGGATATAAATCAAAATTTCACTCAGACCGAAAACAAGAAAATCTGCGAATCTTGCGATTACAAAAAACTATGTTCCCGATAA
- a CDS encoding nucleotide pyrophosphohydrolase: protein MTIQEAQTKVDQWIKTTGVRYFNELTNTAILMEEVGEVARIMSRKFGEQSFKEGENDEKLGDEMADVLFVLICLANQTGIDLTQSLEKNLDKKSKRDANRHKNNPKLTS from the coding sequence ATGACCATTCAAGAAGCACAAACCAAAGTTGATCAATGGATAAAGACCACCGGAGTGAGGTATTTCAATGAGCTAACCAATACCGCCATCCTCATGGAAGAAGTTGGCGAAGTGGCTAGAATTATGTCAAGAAAATTTGGCGAACAATCCTTTAAGGAAGGCGAAAACGATGAAAAACTTGGCGACGAAATGGCGGATGTTCTTTTTGTACTAATTTGCTTAGCCAACCAAACAGGAATAGACCTAACTCAATCCCTTGAAAAAAATTTAGACAAAAAATCCAAAAGGGATGCCAACCGACATAAAAACAATCCAAAATTAACAAGCTAG
- the rocD gene encoding ornithine--oxo-acid transaminase codes for MSLSQELIQLEEKFGAHNYHPLPVVLERGEGVYVWDVEGKQYFDFLSAYGAVNQGHCHPKIIASLISQAQKITLTSRAFHNNLLGEYAQYITSLFGFDKVLPMNSGAEAVETAIKLARKWAYEVKGIATDEAVIVFCENNFHGRTTTIVSASTDPDSKSNFGPFTGGIQIIPYNDSNALALALQNPNVAAFIVEPIQGEAGIVVPDEGYLKACFNLCKEANVLFVADEIQSGLCRTGKMLACDHEGVHPDMLILGKALSGGVLPVSAVLANDEVMLTIKPGQHGSTYGGNPLACAVAITSLQVLVEENMAQNAYALGEIFRTELRKTQSDLLHLVRGKGLFNAIVIDEKPGKSAWDLCLKMAEKGLLAKPTHGNIIRFAPPLCITEEQLLECVAIIRSSLEELSGN; via the coding sequence ATGAGCCTTTCACAAGAATTAATTCAGCTTGAAGAAAAATTTGGAGCACATAATTACCATCCGCTACCGGTTGTTTTGGAGCGAGGTGAAGGAGTTTATGTCTGGGATGTGGAAGGTAAACAGTATTTCGATTTTTTATCGGCTTATGGTGCTGTCAATCAAGGTCATTGTCACCCGAAAATTATTGCAAGCCTAATTAGCCAGGCGCAAAAAATAACCCTTACTTCCCGGGCATTTCACAATAATTTGTTAGGTGAATATGCGCAGTATATCACCTCTTTATTTGGGTTTGATAAGGTTTTGCCAATGAACTCAGGTGCTGAGGCAGTTGAAACAGCCATTAAATTGGCCAGGAAATGGGCTTACGAGGTTAAAGGAATTGCAACAGACGAAGCTGTAATAGTTTTTTGTGAAAACAATTTTCACGGTCGTACCACCACCATTGTTTCTGCAAGTACCGATCCGGATAGTAAATCGAACTTTGGACCTTTTACCGGGGGTATTCAAATTATTCCATACAACGATTCTAACGCATTAGCTCTTGCCTTGCAAAATCCGAATGTGGCGGCATTTATAGTAGAGCCTATTCAAGGGGAAGCCGGAATTGTAGTGCCGGATGAAGGTTATTTGAAAGCTTGTTTCAATTTGTGCAAGGAGGCAAATGTATTGTTTGTTGCTGATGAAATCCAATCCGGACTTTGCCGAACAGGTAAAATGCTTGCCTGTGACCATGAAGGGGTACATCCGGATATGCTTATTTTGGGTAAAGCTTTATCGGGCGGGGTTTTGCCGGTTAGTGCCGTGCTTGCCAACGATGAAGTGATGTTAACTATTAAACCCGGTCAGCATGGTAGTACCTACGGCGGAAATCCATTGGCTTGTGCTGTGGCCATTACTTCGCTCCAGGTTTTAGTGGAGGAAAATATGGCTCAAAATGCCTATGCCTTGGGTGAAATTTTTCGGACTGAACTAAGAAAAACCCAAAGCGATCTTCTACATTTGGTAAGAGGAAAGGGTTTGTTTAATGCCATTGTAATTGATGAAAAGCCCGGAAAGAGTGCTTGGGATCTCTGTTTAAAAATGGCAGAAAAGGGATTGTTGGCCAAACCAACCCATGGGAATATCATCCGATTTGCCCCTCCGCTTTGTATTACCGAAGAGCAATTGCTGGAATGTGTGGCTATTATTCGTTCTAGTTTGGAGGAACTGTCAGGTAATTAG